Proteins encoded by one window of Caldicellulosiruptoraceae bacterium PP1:
- a CDS encoding Uma2 family endonuclease encodes MEAFKKNIHTYKEYLLINDGNRYEIIDGNLFLLASPSEIHQRVLGNLYLILGNYFKYKTCSVYFAPFDVLLGDENIDEVKNVVQPDIFIVCDKSKLSSGKYLKGAPDFVCEILSPSTSTVDFVYKKYLYEKYGVKEYWIVSPEEKKITIFKNTNGKFDQGIVYDDNGLSKPVLLNLLQIDINEVFR; translated from the coding sequence ATGGAAGCTTTTAAAAAAAATATTCATACCTATAAAGAATATTTGCTGATTAATGATGGGAATAGGTATGAAATTATTGATGGCAATCTATTTCTATTAGCATCTCCATCAGAAATTCATCAAAGGGTATTAGGGAACCTATATCTAATTCTTGGTAACTATTTCAAATATAAGACATGTAGTGTTTATTTTGCTCCATTTGATGTATTGTTAGGTGATGAAAATATTGATGAAGTAAAAAATGTTGTTCAACCAGATATTTTTATTGTATGTGATAAATCTAAGCTAAGTTCGGGTAAATATTTGAAAGGAGCTCCGGATTTTGTATGCGAAATACTCTCACCTTCGACATCAACAGTTGATTTTGTTTACAAAAAATATCTATATGAAAAATACGGAGTAAAAGAATATTGGATAGTTAGTCCAGAAGAAAAAAAGATTACTATATTTAAGAATACTAATGGTAAATTTGATCAGGGAATTGTATATGATGATAATGGCTTATCAAAACCTGTATTATTAAACTTATTACAAATAGATATAAATGAGGTTTTTAGATAA
- a CDS encoding YbbR-like domain-containing protein, which yields MKLLNIKKVNDDTFYIKVISIVIAIILWFYVNSIINPIKKKEIIVPIKYNTTTLSKGLIMTETSSKETRLVISGTQDELNKIDESAIQAVVDFSNVHTIGEVKLGVTIHNLPNRVNLENQYPKAVNVSIDNIISIQRSVDTELKGKAKEGYIVYNVQEEPNVITIKGAESDVRQISKCLASLDLSFNDRSFKASIPIKIIDNKGKDITNLFELSQKSIDIYVDILKTKQVPLTIKFKGQLPSDRIISKVVMKPSVINIAGKPEDVDNLTEIVVGTIDVKNLSSYSTYQFNFSMPKDVKNLDKVKQVEINIWTDKVYEKTLSIPIDVKTADNSFEYVILQNSIKIVIKGPQSTIDKITADNFKATINVDNPQEGKIKVPLNFEKPQNVEISNNIPEYIEVEIKKKE from the coding sequence TTGAAGTTACTTAATATAAAGAAGGTTAATGATGATACATTTTATATAAAAGTTATTTCCATTGTAATTGCAATTATTTTATGGTTTTATGTAAATAGCATAATAAATCCAATTAAAAAGAAAGAGATAATTGTCCCAATAAAATATAATACAACAACACTATCAAAAGGACTTATTATGACCGAAACTAGCTCAAAAGAAACAAGGCTTGTTATTAGTGGGACCCAAGATGAACTAAACAAGATAGATGAGAGTGCAATACAGGCAGTTGTGGATTTTTCCAATGTTCATACAATAGGAGAGGTAAAGCTTGGCGTTACCATTCATAATCTACCAAATAGAGTTAATTTGGAAAATCAATATCCAAAAGCTGTAAATGTTAGTATAGATAACATTATATCAATTCAAAGAAGCGTTGATACAGAGTTAAAAGGTAAAGCAAAAGAAGGATATATTGTATACAATGTTCAGGAAGAGCCTAATGTCATTACAATTAAAGGTGCAGAATCAGATGTTAGGCAAATTAGCAAATGCCTTGCTTCATTAGATTTGAGTTTTAATGATAGATCCTTCAAAGCATCTATACCTATAAAAATAATTGATAACAAGGGCAAAGATATTACTAATTTATTTGAATTATCACAAAAGAGCATAGATATATATGTTGATATCTTAAAGACAAAGCAAGTTCCATTAACCATAAAATTCAAAGGACAACTTCCAAGTGATAGGATTATTTCAAAGGTTGTTATGAAGCCATCTGTAATTAATATTGCAGGGAAACCAGAAGATGTTGATAATTTAACTGAAATAGTTGTTGGAACAATAGATGTAAAAAACTTAAGTTCATATTCTACTTATCAGTTCAATTTCAGTATGCCTAAAGATGTCAAGAATCTTGATAAAGTGAAGCAGGTTGAGATAAATATATGGACAGATAAGGTATATGAAAAAACACTTAGTATTCCTATTGATGTTAAAACTGCTGATAATTCATTTGAATATGTGATTTTACAAAATAGCATAAAAATAGTTATAAAGGGACCACAATCCACAATTGATAAAATTACTGCAGATAACTTTAAAGCCACAATAAATGTTGATAATCCTCAGGAGGGGAAGATAAAAGTCCCATTAAATTTTGAAAAACCACAAAATGTAGAAATTTCCAACAATATTCCTGAGTACATAGAGGTTGAAATAAAAAAGAAAGAATAG
- a CDS encoding ABC transporter permease, with amino-acid sequence MLNKIPKRLILKNKSQYLGISLLILIGCMCYTMFAVTMGNISNNYEIFKEKTNQEKAHFIIMGDLDKAFIKKNFNVNIEKRLQSDYDFSGKTLRLFSLPNEINKPFVQEGRTIKNNNEILIDPNFANKNGYRIGESIKLNNKSYKIVGFFVMPDYTYVIKNEQDILNDPVHFGIAMMYESELKSNFKVPVYSYYMAVGNEKNIDKLKNYIAENTTLLDFKYKNENARILYSEMKIKSGEKATLPIAVFIILLSSFLLFIVLRRQINILHSEIGALYSLGYTKKELLSVYMRIPIYIWLFGSIFGTILGYVEAIPMTNMYRSYFSIPVVELSYPVKEIIVSILLPFIFIIPSGFLALNKMLSKSIIEIIRGTSKFSFKKIKLKFFDKFSFKSRIMFKHGLIHISRELILIIGIASSTVLMLYGLIAQSSIENITNFTYKEVLKYNYQYILNGYYTKSDLNINNQNYEPFVVVSFEINNTKTNVQLYGINKKTEFIKFPNQDIDFSGLVIAKSLAIKFNLNKGDIITLHDKFRDKDYKIKISDIAPIYIGSQGFMDINQLIEKFGLKQGYYNGIFSFDSLNIPSDKLFMSFDKQYLINSFKDLSKPMQAVIGVMSLMASLLSLIIIYVLSSLTINESRKNISLFKLLGFYNNEVDYMTLGLNNISFVIGFILGLPFFRILSDALIAYATKDSDFSIDLSLKLSSVLIGFIALLAVYILSRYLGRLKINKIEPVEILKEQMD; translated from the coding sequence ATGCTAAATAAAATACCTAAAAGGCTTATTTTGAAAAATAAATCTCAGTACTTAGGAATAAGTTTACTTATACTTATTGGTTGTATGTGCTATACAATGTTTGCAGTAACAATGGGAAATATATCTAATAATTACGAGATATTTAAAGAAAAAACAAATCAAGAGAAGGCACACTTTATTATAATGGGAGACTTAGATAAAGCTTTTATTAAAAAAAATTTTAATGTTAATATTGAAAAAAGGCTTCAATCAGATTATGATTTCTCTGGTAAAACCCTAAGATTATTTAGCTTGCCTAATGAAATAAACAAACCATTTGTTCAAGAAGGTAGAACCATAAAAAATAATAACGAAATATTAATAGACCCAAATTTTGCTAATAAAAATGGGTATAGAATTGGAGAAAGTATTAAATTAAATAATAAGAGTTATAAAATTGTTGGCTTTTTTGTTATGCCAGATTATACTTATGTAATTAAAAATGAGCAGGATATATTAAACGACCCTGTCCATTTTGGAATTGCTATGATGTATGAAAGTGAACTTAAATCAAATTTCAAAGTACCTGTTTATAGCTATTATATGGCTGTTGGAAATGAAAAAAACATAGACAAATTAAAAAACTATATTGCGGAAAATACCACTCTTCTTGATTTTAAATATAAAAATGAAAATGCAAGAATACTATATAGCGAAATGAAAATAAAAAGCGGTGAAAAAGCAACATTACCAATTGCTGTTTTTATAATACTACTTTCATCATTTTTATTGTTCATTGTATTAAGAAGACAGATTAATATCCTTCACAGTGAGATTGGAGCTTTATACTCTTTAGGCTATACAAAAAAGGAATTGTTAAGCGTTTATATGAGGATTCCCATTTATATTTGGTTATTTGGAAGTATATTCGGAACAATATTAGGATATGTAGAAGCAATACCAATGACAAATATGTATAGATCATATTTTTCTATACCTGTTGTTGAATTGTCTTACCCAGTAAAGGAAATAATTGTTTCAATACTTCTTCCATTTATCTTTATAATACCATCTGGATTTTTAGCATTAAACAAGATGCTTTCGAAAAGTATTATAGAGATAATTAGGGGAACATCAAAATTTAGTTTTAAGAAGATAAAATTAAAATTCTTTGATAAATTTTCTTTTAAATCACGAATTATGTTTAAGCATGGCCTTATTCATATATCAAGAGAATTGATATTAATTATTGGAATAGCATCTTCCACTGTTTTAATGCTATATGGACTTATAGCTCAATCATCAATTGAAAACATAACAAATTTCACATATAAAGAGGTCTTAAAATATAACTATCAATATATCTTAAATGGATATTATACAAAGTCCGATCTTAATATTAATAACCAAAACTATGAACCATTTGTTGTTGTATCATTTGAAATTAATAATACAAAAACAAATGTACAACTTTATGGTATAAATAAGAAAACTGAGTTTATTAAATTCCCTAATCAAGATATAGATTTTTCAGGACTTGTCATAGCAAAATCATTAGCAATTAAGTTTAATCTAAATAAAGGAGATATTATAACATTACACGATAAATTCAGGGATAAGGACTATAAAATAAAAATATCTGATATTGCTCCAATTTATATTGGTTCACAAGGCTTTATGGATATCAATCAATTAATTGAGAAATTCGGGTTAAAGCAAGGATACTATAACGGAATATTTAGTTTTGATAGTCTTAACATACCTTCAGATAAGCTTTTTATGTCTTTTGATAAACAGTATTTAATAAACTCATTTAAAGATTTATCAAAGCCAATGCAAGCTGTAATAGGTGTTATGTCTCTTATGGCAAGCTTGCTTTCTCTTATTATTATTTATGTTTTGTCTTCGTTGACAATTAATGAAAGTCGAAAAAATATTAGTTTATTTAAGCTACTTGGTTTTTATAACAATGAGGTTGATTATATGACCTTAGGGCTTAATAATATTTCATTTGTCATTGGTTTTATTTTGGGACTGCCATTTTTCAGGATTCTTTCTGATGCATTAATTGCATATGCCACAAAGGATTCCGATTTTTCAATTGACTTAAGCTTAAAGCTCTCAAGCGTTCTAATAGGATTTATTGCTTTATTAGCAGTATATATACTTTCACGATATTTAGGAAGACTTAAGATAAATAAGATTGAGCCAGTTGAAATACTAAAAGAACAAATGGATTAA
- the amrS gene encoding AmmeMemoRadiSam system radical SAM enzyme — protein MKEAKYYDVDNEKVKCKLCPHMCLLPEGKFGICRTRQNINGKLYSLNYGYISSIAFDPIEKKPLYNFYPGSSILSIGTYGCSFRCLHCQNYEISQEKPNLFEVETNKLIEFAKNDPKCIGIAFTYNEPTNWFEYVIDVSKQFKENGLKTVLVTNGYLNKEPLYELLNYIDAMNIDLKAFSNDFYRKICGGEIEPVKQFIEISAQKIHIEITTLIIPTLNDSIEEIEKLSSWLASIDDRIPLHLTRYFPRYKMDLPPTPKEKLLELQKIAKKYLTYVYIGNI, from the coding sequence ATGAAAGAAGCAAAATACTATGATGTAGATAATGAAAAAGTTAAATGTAAACTATGTCCTCATATGTGCCTTTTGCCAGAAGGTAAATTTGGTATTTGCAGAACTAGACAAAACATAAATGGCAAGCTGTATTCATTAAATTATGGTTATATATCTTCAATAGCATTTGATCCAATAGAAAAGAAGCCTTTATATAATTTTTATCCAGGGAGTTCCATATTATCAATAGGAACTTATGGCTGTTCATTCAGATGTTTGCACTGCCAAAACTATGAGATATCACAAGAAAAACCAAATTTATTTGAAGTTGAGACAAACAAACTAATTGAATTTGCTAAAAATGACCCTAAATGTATCGGTATTGCATTTACTTATAACGAGCCTACAAACTGGTTTGAGTATGTTATTGATGTTTCAAAACAATTTAAGGAAAATGGTCTTAAAACAGTATTAGTTACAAATGGGTATTTGAATAAAGAACCTCTTTATGAACTTCTTAATTACATTGACGCAATGAATATTGATTTAAAGGCATTTTCAAATGATTTTTATAGAAAAATTTGTGGTGGAGAAATTGAGCCAGTAAAGCAGTTTATAGAAATCTCAGCACAAAAGATACATATAGAAATAACAACATTGATAATCCCTACACTAAATGATTCAATTGAGGAGATTGAAAAATTAAGTTCATGGCTTGCTTCAATAGATGATAGAATTCCACTACACCTAACAAGATATTTTCCTCGTTACAAAATGGATTTACCACCGACACCTAAAGAAAAACTATTAGAACTTCAAAAAATAGCAAAAAAATATTTAACTTATGTTTATATAGGTAATATATGA
- a CDS encoding ABC transporter ATP-binding protein — MFIEASSLSKIYKTGDFEVKALDNISFSLDEGGFYVVFGPSGSGKTTLLNILGGIDRVTSGDVIVDGQNITKLDQNKLTLYRREKIGFVFQFYNLVQSLTVYENVLSCAVLSKNSFSVDEILKNVDMYDCKDKYPYELSGGQQQRVAIARAIAKNPKMILCDEPTGALDFENAKRVLHLLEEVNKKYGTTIILITHNSAIGGMASSIMRLRSGKIVEFRENKERISAQEVVW; from the coding sequence ATGTTTATTGAGGCTTCATCTCTTTCAAAGATTTATAAAACTGGTGATTTCGAGGTTAAGGCATTAGATAATATTTCCTTTTCTTTAGATGAAGGGGGCTTTTATGTAGTATTTGGGCCTTCAGGTTCGGGAAAAACTACTTTACTAAACATCTTAGGAGGAATTGATAGAGTAACTTCAGGAGATGTTATAGTTGATGGTCAAAATATAACTAAATTAGACCAAAACAAATTAACACTTTACCGTAGAGAAAAGATAGGTTTTGTTTTTCAGTTTTATAATCTTGTTCAGAGCCTCACTGTTTATGAAAATGTTTTATCTTGTGCTGTTCTTTCAAAAAATTCATTTTCTGTTGATGAAATATTAAAAAATGTTGATATGTATGATTGCAAAGATAAATATCCTTATGAACTATCAGGCGGACAACAACAAAGGGTTGCAATTGCAAGAGCTATTGCAAAAAATCCAAAGATGATTTTGTGTGACGAACCTACTGGTGCATTGGATTTTGAAAATGCTAAAAGGGTTTTACACTTACTTGAGGAGGTAAATAAAAAGTATGGAACAACAATTATCTTAATTACACATAATAGTGCAATAGGTGGTATGGCAAGCTCTATTATGAGATTAAGAAGTGGTAAAATAGTTGAGTTTAGGGAAAATAAAGAAAGAATCTCCGCACAGGAGGTTGTATGGTAA
- the uvrC gene encoding excinuclease ABC subunit UvrC, which translates to MVNALIEEKLKLLPGNPGVYLMKDENNQIIYVGKAKNLKNRVRQYFQNISNKDSKTVALVKKIRDFDFIVTDTEIEALVLECNLIKEYRPKFNILLRDDKYYLYFKITNEEYPRLILARRIEKDKATYFGPFVKGVSVRYIAEFLRSLFQVRTCNLNLPSDKNKKKPCLNYHIKKCSAPCNNLISQEEYNKNIEELKKVLNGKGDEVIKRLQNEMNELAEALEFEKAAILRDNIRQLKNIVEKQKVIYYDDRNEDIINYAKNDKAICYVVLVIRNGKLINKEEFFIDTPDYNLQSFLEMYYSQVISLPKEIIIPEEIENKENIEGLIEKLYYFKSKIRVPKIGEKKELIEMSKKNAEIDLLNKQKLDIFYKDILSKLSEISGLDTDINKIESYDISNISGNDNVASMVVFENGRFIKDYYRKFRIKTVEGQDDYGSIREVIQRRFTDIEKHGKFPDAIFIDGGIGQVNTTKEVLKQLNINIPVFGMVKDDRHKTKDLLYEGKELNIQEYPELYKLVYQIQEETHRFAIKYHKQLRSKHLYESILDEIDGIGEKRKIKLFRTFGSIDNLRQATVEEISKQSGIPIEIAERIKRKLTKY; encoded by the coding sequence GTGGTAAATGCTTTAATAGAAGAAAAATTAAAACTTTTGCCGGGCAACCCCGGCGTTTATCTTATGAAAGATGAAAACAATCAAATTATATATGTTGGGAAAGCTAAAAATCTAAAAAATAGAGTTCGCCAATATTTTCAAAATATTTCTAATAAGGACTCAAAGACAGTTGCACTTGTTAAAAAGATAAGGGATTTTGATTTTATTGTAACAGATACAGAGATAGAGGCACTTGTCTTAGAATGTAACTTAATAAAAGAATATAGACCAAAGTTCAATATTCTTCTTAGGGATGATAAATACTATCTTTATTTTAAAATAACTAATGAAGAATATCCAAGATTGATACTTGCAAGACGTATTGAAAAAGACAAAGCAACATATTTTGGACCTTTTGTGAAAGGTGTAAGTGTTAGATACATTGCTGAATTTTTAAGATCACTATTTCAGGTAAGAACATGTAACCTAAATCTACCAAGTGATAAGAATAAGAAAAAACCATGTTTAAACTATCATATAAAAAAATGCAGTGCTCCATGTAACAATTTAATATCTCAAGAGGAGTATAATAAAAATATTGAAGAACTCAAAAAAGTCCTAAATGGGAAAGGTGATGAAGTAATAAAAAGACTTCAAAATGAGATGAATGAACTTGCAGAAGCACTAGAGTTTGAGAAAGCTGCAATACTTAGAGATAATATTAGGCAACTTAAAAATATTGTGGAAAAACAAAAGGTTATATATTATGATGATAGAAATGAAGATATAATAAATTATGCAAAAAATGATAAAGCTATTTGTTATGTAGTGTTAGTGATTAGAAATGGGAAACTAATAAATAAAGAAGAATTTTTTATAGACACACCAGACTATAACTTGCAGAGTTTTCTTGAAATGTATTATTCACAAGTTATATCTCTGCCTAAAGAGATAATAATTCCAGAAGAAATAGAAAATAAAGAAAATATTGAAGGTTTGATAGAAAAACTCTATTATTTTAAATCTAAGATTAGAGTTCCTAAGATAGGTGAGAAAAAAGAACTAATTGAAATGAGCAAGAAAAATGCAGAGATAGATCTTTTAAATAAACAGAAGCTTGATATATTTTATAAAGATATTCTTTCTAAACTTTCCGAAATATCTGGCTTGGATACAGACATTAATAAAATTGAAAGTTATGACATTTCAAATATAAGTGGGAACGATAATGTTGCATCTATGGTAGTATTTGAGAATGGCCGTTTTATTAAAGACTACTATAGGAAATTTAGGATAAAAACAGTTGAAGGACAAGATGATTACGGCAGTATAAGAGAAGTAATTCAAAGAAGGTTTACAGATATTGAGAAACACGGTAAATTCCCAGATGCAATATTTATTGATGGTGGTATTGGACAAGTAAATACTACAAAAGAGGTTTTAAAACAGCTAAATATAAATATTCCTGTTTTCGGAATGGTTAAAGACGATAGACACAAGACAAAAGACCTATTATATGAAGGAAAAGAATTAAACATACAAGAATATCCGGAATTATATAAACTAGTGTATCAAATACAAGAAGAAACACACAGATTTGCGATAAAATATCATAAACAATTGAGAAGCAAACATTTATATGAGTCAATATTAGATGAGATTGATGGAATTGGTGAAAAAAGAAAGATAAAGTTATTTAGAACTTTCGGATCAATTGATAACCTGAGGCAAGCAACAGTTGAAGAAATATCAAAACAGAGTGGTATTCCGATTGAGATAGCTGAAAGAATTAAAAGAAAGTTAACAAAATATTAA
- the hprK gene encoding HPr(Ser) kinase/phosphatase: MFYTTVAKLVKELSLENLSGLDNLEQRKIKDMNLNRPALQLMGFFEHFDIERVQIIGMSETAYLKTMSEEQRKNAVEKLFTYNIPCVIITTNLEPYPEFIEFSKKYNVPLLRTKEVTTRFMTNLSTFLSHELAPRITRHGTLVNVYGEGVLMLGESGVGKSETALELVKRGHILVADDAVEIRKLSEKTLVGEAPEIIRHLLEIRGIGILDVKNLFGVGCVKESERIDLVIQLENWRENKEYERLGLHDQFIDILGIQVPSLIIPVRPGRNLAIIVEVAAMNNRQKKMGYNAAKALSERLLNQMNKTEKV; this comes from the coding sequence TTGTTTTACACCACAGTTGCAAAACTTGTGAAAGAATTAAGCCTTGAAAATTTATCAGGCCTTGATAATTTAGAACAAAGAAAAATTAAAGATATGAATCTTAACAGACCAGCATTACAACTTATGGGTTTTTTTGAACATTTTGACATTGAAAGAGTTCAGATTATTGGTATGTCCGAAACAGCATATTTAAAAACAATGTCAGAAGAACAAAGAAAAAATGCTGTCGAAAAGTTATTTACTTATAACATACCATGTGTAATTATTACAACAAACCTTGAACCATATCCTGAGTTTATTGAGTTTTCGAAGAAATATAATGTCCCTTTATTGAGGACAAAAGAGGTAACAACAAGATTTATGACTAATTTATCTACATTTTTATCTCATGAATTAGCTCCAAGAATAACAAGACATGGGACATTAGTAAATGTTTATGGTGAAGGTGTATTGATGCTTGGTGAAAGTGGAGTAGGAAAAAGTGAAACAGCACTTGAACTTGTAAAAAGAGGACATATACTTGTTGCAGACGATGCAGTTGAAATACGAAAACTTTCAGAAAAAACACTTGTTGGCGAAGCACCTGAGATTATAAGGCATTTGCTTGAGATAAGAGGTATTGGGATACTTGATGTAAAAAATCTTTTTGGTGTTGGTTGCGTTAAAGAATCAGAAAGAATAGATCTTGTGATACAGCTTGAGAATTGGAGAGAAAACAAAGAATACGAAAGATTGGGGCTACATGACCAGTTTATAGATATACTTGGCATTCAAGTTCCATCGCTCATAATTCCAGTTCGTCCAGGCAGAAACCTTGCTATTATTGTAGAGGTTGCAGCTATGAACAATAGACAAAAGAAGATGGGCTATAACGCTGCCAAAGCACTTTCGGAAAGACTTCTTAATCAGATGAATAAAACAGAAAAAGTATAA
- the cdaA gene encoding diadenylate cyclase CdaA: protein MLTNIYYDFVDLLRNLSLIRITIFDIVDIAIVSFVVYKLIMLIRDTRAYQLVKGIVILLLITQISKWLKLNIINWLLTNTLSYGVLALLIVFQPELRRALEQIGRSKIWGKLFSLEGEENKIKWQNSIEEIIKALLYLSKNKIGALIVVEGDTKIGEIINTGIIIDSEISSQLLINIFIPNTPLHDGAVVIRDGKIKAAACFLPLSENRYISKELGTRHRAALGITENSDATAIVVSEETGIISVAYNGGLTRNLNTESLRKILSRPLKNEKNKNSFFKWRR, encoded by the coding sequence TTGCTTACAAATATTTACTATGATTTTGTGGATTTACTAAGAAACTTATCGCTTATTAGAATAACTATATTTGATATAGTTGATATAGCAATTGTATCTTTTGTTGTATATAAGCTTATTATGCTTATTAGAGACACAAGAGCATATCAGCTTGTAAAAGGTATTGTCATTTTACTTTTGATAACTCAAATTAGCAAATGGCTTAAACTAAACATAATAAATTGGTTACTTACAAACACATTATCCTATGGTGTTCTTGCACTTTTAATTGTTTTCCAGCCTGAGCTAAGAAGAGCATTAGAACAAATTGGCAGAAGTAAAATATGGGGTAAATTATTCTCGTTAGAAGGTGAAGAAAATAAAATTAAATGGCAAAACAGTATAGAAGAGATAATAAAGGCACTATTATATTTATCCAAAAATAAGATTGGTGCTCTGATTGTTGTTGAAGGTGACACAAAGATTGGTGAAATTATTAATACAGGTATAATTATTGATTCAGAGATATCATCGCAGCTTCTTATTAATATATTTATTCCTAATACTCCTCTTCATGATGGAGCTGTTGTAATCAGAGATGGCAAAATTAAAGCTGCTGCATGTTTTCTACCACTGAGCGAAAACAGGTACATAAGCAAGGAACTTGGAACAAGGCATAGAGCTGCACTTGGAATAACTGAAAACTCGGACGCTACAGCTATTGTAGTTTCTGAAGAAACAGGAATTATATCAGTTGCATATAATGGAGGACTTACACGAAACTTAAATACAGAAAGCCTTCGAAAGATTTTATCAAGACCACTTAAAAATGAAAAAAATAAAAACAGCTTTTTTAAATGGAGGCGTTAA
- the amrA gene encoding AmmeMemoRadiSam system protein A — protein MVGYFLPHPPILIDKIGKGREKECQKTLDSFYKVAHEIKEIKPDTIIIISPHAPVFSDSFFVNNSKVISGNLSRLGYKDIKMTFYNNNEFVNKLTIIAHEQNIPLAFIDDSLRHKYGIDNNLDHGAIVPLYFLTQQYSNFSLVHLSYSLLDDLMLYRFGMLLRSISETLSQNILIIASGDLSHKLTLDGPYGYVEEGPLFDRTFVELIKERKFKEAFQIDKVLAEKAGECGFRSYKVLLGFFEGYKVYSEVYSYEGPFGVGYMVARFEDKKEKDISLFKEIKYIKNSYMDNIRKNEDAYTKLARESLEYYIKHRRFLDTFPDYVTDEMLNKKAGVFVSIKKDGTLRGCIGTIEPFYENIAKEIIKNAVAAGTRDPRFYPVEEDELHNLEYHVDVLNKPEKVLSKDELDPKIYGVIVKSGYKKGLLLPDLEGIDTVEEQLRIACQKANIEYGSEDFEIERFTVERHH, from the coding sequence TTGGTTGGCTATTTTTTACCACACCCCCCCATATTAATTGATAAAATTGGTAAGGGAAGAGAAAAAGAATGCCAAAAAACTTTAGATTCATTTTATAAAGTTGCACATGAGATAAAAGAAATAAAACCTGATACAATTATTATTATTTCACCTCATGCACCAGTTTTTTCTGATTCATTTTTTGTAAATAACAGCAAAGTTATCAGTGGAAATTTAAGTAGATTAGGTTATAAAGATATAAAGATGACTTTTTATAATAATAATGAATTTGTTAATAAATTAACGATTATTGCCCATGAACAAAATATCCCATTAGCATTTATTGATGATAGTTTGAGGCATAAATATGGGATTGATAATAATTTAGATCATGGTGCAATAGTTCCATTATATTTTTTAACACAACAATATAGTAACTTTTCTTTAGTTCATTTATCATATTCCTTATTAGATGACTTAATGCTTTATAGATTTGGCATGTTATTAAGAAGTATATCAGAGACATTATCTCAAAATATTCTAATAATAGCTTCAGGCGATTTATCTCATAAACTAACACTTGACGGACCATACGGATATGTTGAGGAAGGGCCATTGTTTGATAGAACCTTTGTTGAACTGATAAAAGAGAGAAAGTTCAAAGAAGCCTTTCAAATTGATAAAGTTCTTGCTGAAAAAGCAGGAGAATGTGGTTTTAGGTCATATAAGGTTTTATTAGGATTTTTCGAAGGCTATAAAGTATACTCAGAAGTATATTCGTATGAAGGGCCTTTTGGTGTAGGCTATATGGTAGCACGTTTTGAAGATAAAAAAGAAAAGGACATTTCTTTATTTAAAGAAATTAAATATATAAAAAATAGCTATATGGATAATATCAGGAAGAATGAAGATGCATATACAAAACTTGCAAGAGAGAGCTTAGAATATTATATAAAACATAGAAGATTCCTCGATACATTTCCTGACTATGTAACAGACGAGATGCTTAATAAGAAAGCAGGTGTATTTGTATCGATTAAGAAAGATGGGACATTAAGAGGTTGCATAGGAACAATAGAACCTTTTTATGAAAACATTGCAAAAGAAATTATCAAAAATGCAGTTGCTGCAGGTACACGTGATCCAAGATTTTATCCCGTTGAAGAAGATGAACTTCATAACCTTGAATATCACGTTGATGTTTTAAATAAGCCCGAAAAAGTTTTGTCTAAAGATGAACTTGATCCTAAGATCTATGGCGTTATTGTTAAGAGTGGATATAAAAAGGGATTATTACTACCTGACTTAGAAGGTATAGATACAGTAGAGGAACAGCTTAGGATTGCATGTCAAAAAGCTAACATAGAATATGGAAGTGAAGATTTTGAAATTGAAAGATTTACAGTAGAAAGGCACCACTAA